The following are encoded in a window of Deinococcus sp. YIM 134068 genomic DNA:
- a CDS encoding ParA family protein has protein sequence MKVISVLSRKGGVGKTLLSMGIAQVLGESGHTVALLDRDPEGSAMGWQHNAQVAGVTLPYRVIGPIEAARLGTVDYLVIDTPPNDTRILKDTARQSNVLIIPLLPGAGEVDRLQETVAALGEAELVEGARLGFVLNRLDNDNVSAAMPSALDELGYPVVARVRKAVGYQRAFGNLIPAELTVPFRAALTELEVTA, from the coding sequence GTGAAAGTCATCAGTGTGCTGAGCAGGAAGGGCGGCGTGGGCAAAACATTACTATCGATGGGTATCGCACAGGTCCTCGGCGAATCAGGTCACACGGTCGCGCTCCTGGACCGAGATCCTGAGGGATCGGCGATGGGGTGGCAGCACAACGCCCAGGTAGCGGGAGTTACCCTCCCTTACCGGGTCATTGGCCCTATCGAGGCAGCCAGGCTGGGGACAGTCGACTACCTGGTCATTGACACCCCGCCGAATGACACGCGAATCCTCAAGGACACGGCGAGGCAGTCTAATGTGCTGATCATTCCGCTGCTGCCGGGTGCCGGCGAGGTCGACCGCTTGCAGGAGACGGTGGCCGCCCTGGGTGAGGCTGAACTCGTGGAGGGTGCCCGACTGGGTTTCGTCCTCAATCGCCTGGACAACGACAACGTGTCGGCGGCAATGCCCAGTGCCCTGGACGAGTTGGGCTACCCGGTGGTAGCCCGGGTGCGTAAGGCGGTGGGGTACCAACGCGCCTTTGGAAACCTGATCCCGGCCGAGCTCACGGTGCCCTTTCGCGCGGCTCTCACCGAACTGGAGGTCACGGCATGA
- a CDS encoding DEAD/DEAH box helicase, giving the protein MNDLLGLHARLERIYGLYVESAFPLKNPALRRERRALLARPGLLTQEPLVEPVATYESSGHTLAQAAATLPGHLGDLAHLAGPLLPPGTPLHAHQFRALTAGAVEGRDLVVTTGTGSGKTEAFLLPLLAELARESADWTPVGAPAPERAWWRQGEDRTGSQWAHVTRPAAVRALMLYPLNALVEDQLKRMRSVLNAPAVTAWLDARRGGNRVTFGRYTGLTAVPGRPGNKHHLRRLHRHLTTLDRQWTALLGAGRPELLDHFPDPSGGEAWSRWDMQDHPPDLLITNYSMLNIMLMRDVERPIFEATRAWLAADPRHVFHLVVDELHAYRGTPGTEVSFIVRLLLSRLGLNPDSPQLRVIATTASLEDDPAGRRFLTQFFGRPADRFDFITGRQVVSPPPGDASLAPHARAFEAFAEAVQNDPTIPPVPAAVSGTAVSALVTDLGFPVDGPPEVALATALTALHAPALVREACRDEGGQVRATRSQVLGARLLLHQPQALRGLLTALTTARCADGRPTLALRGHLFFQNVRNLWACTDPACPPRDEPSQDRTVGRLHDEHRLACGCGSRVLDLIVCDVCGETFYGAQRKRGEHATELLSADRPDLEGAPDGDGPRTHGAYAVLWPVTSHDHSPDFERHDWTHKPTSSKLTFFWQRAHFQRQTGLLTRSPRAGQEPGMQPVWVYGVEAGNADAAPAMPPSCPACDTDFGRRKRFPTPLRHHRTGFQKAAQVLASSLMREVSSGGGARKLVVFSDSRQDAARLAAGLERDHYRDMVRVALLDALQAAGRSLEAAVRVLAGLAPGGRDRLLDVNPALADVLGAPASPEDLVLFQANAQRFNPLLLTLNGLADEETEAEAQALLRQYPTRVSLGQLEKDVFRRLLDLGICPGGNTRGALRFQQDGTRKPWQEAFRWTPRGVNPQPNPEAERHVERLHRRLLGEIMEVLFTHVVRTLESVGQGQVHVPLPASTPVHVQEAADAVVRFLAVKRRHTLSDYAVSGSLESLPKAVKHYLNVVGIEQQAFTEQLLAGDHAQPSGNGLNLRPNNLELLPGRTQGWRCPICRAFYQHHAAGSCVNCAQEQGRNSHLEPATYEEEHDYYAYLARDFGPPYRMNVEELTGQTNASDRPVRQRHFQEVFLPGEEPRAQGVDLLSVTTTMEAGVDIGSLLAVVMSNMPPRRFNYQQRVGRAGRRGAGLSLALTFCRDRTHDAYYYQRPESITGDAPPPPYLDTARITIFRRVLVKEVLRRALAGLVPEEGESVHGEFGRTDRWPELRSRVEAFLSSPEERADLEALAVTLAAHAGQTDPAGLMRNVLDTLVVDVDHVVADERHSQTQLSERLAGAGLLPMFGFPTRVRNLYLSRLENMSGQLTEADSVDRDLDLAIGSFAPGAQIVKDKLIHTVHGVLDVRPGSGRIRTAPGLYPPLSQPNPLLLGLCQSCQAVHHPMPAPASVGDRAAVCPTCGTASVKVLDAREPRHFFTDGDPDDYDGHIEYMGRSTRPTLAVRGATTPTAQVANTLLTARTEELLTHNDGGRLGFSFRDKAGFPGAYEVDLTTGSASTRTAGSRRVALLSRRVTDTLLIRPERWPDHTHAPTTTVDGRAAWYTLAFTLRTAAGALLDVEPSELDAGLYVNGAGGETLGYAFLCDRLENGAGYATHLGQASEFSRLLDFAYTSLTPAWHDHAAVCDGSCARCLRDYTNLAYHPLLDWRLALDFLALLRNPLAPPSLHAPQEGRPNPWAPLVWGSEAPIVRSLAQLDYTPLERNEAVPTFLLQSRRKTRALLVTHPLWAPQHPDLLAARAALPNGVEVQLVSAFKLLRRPSEAL; this is encoded by the coding sequence ATGAACGATCTGCTGGGCCTGCACGCCCGTTTGGAACGCATCTACGGCTTGTACGTCGAGAGTGCTTTTCCCCTGAAAAACCCGGCGCTGCGCCGGGAGCGCCGGGCCCTGCTCGCCCGACCCGGCCTGCTGACCCAGGAACCGTTGGTGGAACCCGTCGCCACCTACGAGAGCAGCGGACACACCCTGGCGCAGGCGGCCGCCACCCTGCCCGGTCACCTGGGCGACCTGGCACACCTCGCCGGACCGCTGCTGCCGCCCGGAACGCCGCTGCACGCCCACCAGTTCCGTGCCCTGACGGCAGGAGCCGTGGAGGGACGCGACCTCGTCGTGACCACCGGAACCGGCTCCGGGAAGACCGAGGCATTCTTGCTGCCGCTGCTCGCCGAGCTTGCCCGCGAGAGCGCGGACTGGACCCCCGTCGGTGCTCCGGCCCCGGAGCGGGCGTGGTGGCGCCAGGGGGAAGACCGGACCGGATCGCAGTGGGCGCACGTGACCCGTCCCGCCGCCGTGCGGGCCCTGATGCTCTACCCCCTCAACGCTCTGGTCGAGGATCAGCTCAAAAGGATGCGGTCGGTGCTCAACGCTCCCGCCGTGACCGCGTGGCTTGATGCCCGGCGTGGCGGCAATCGCGTGACCTTCGGGCGCTACACCGGCCTGACCGCGGTCCCGGGCCGCCCCGGCAACAAGCACCACCTGAGGCGCCTGCACCGGCACCTGACGACCCTCGACCGGCAGTGGACAGCGCTGTTGGGGGCCGGGCGGCCCGAACTGCTCGACCATTTCCCCGACCCGTCGGGTGGCGAGGCGTGGAGCCGCTGGGACATGCAGGACCACCCACCGGACCTGCTGATCACCAACTACTCCATGCTCAACATCATGCTGATGCGCGACGTGGAGCGCCCGATCTTCGAGGCCACCCGCGCCTGGCTGGCCGCCGACCCGCGGCACGTCTTCCACCTGGTGGTCGATGAACTGCACGCCTACCGGGGCACGCCGGGCACCGAGGTGTCGTTCATCGTGCGGCTGTTGCTCTCCCGGCTCGGCCTGAACCCAGACAGCCCGCAGCTGCGCGTCATCGCCACGACCGCCAGCCTCGAGGACGACCCGGCGGGACGGCGCTTCCTCACGCAGTTCTTCGGGCGGCCCGCCGACCGCTTCGACTTCATCACCGGTCGGCAGGTCGTGTCGCCCCCGCCTGGGGACGCAAGCCTCGCGCCCCATGCCCGCGCTTTCGAGGCCTTCGCCGAGGCCGTGCAGAACGATCCCACCATCCCGCCTGTCCCCGCCGCCGTGTCGGGGACAGCCGTCTCGGCCCTTGTGACCGATCTCGGCTTCCCGGTCGATGGGCCGCCGGAGGTCGCGCTCGCCACCGCCCTGACGGCCCTCCATGCCCCGGCGCTGGTGCGCGAGGCCTGCCGGGACGAGGGCGGGCAGGTTCGGGCCACGCGCAGCCAGGTGCTGGGAGCCCGATTGCTGCTCCACCAGCCCCAGGCGCTGCGGGGACTGCTCACCGCCCTGACGACCGCCCGGTGCGCGGACGGACGCCCCACCCTGGCGCTGCGTGGCCACCTGTTCTTCCAGAACGTGCGAAATCTCTGGGCCTGCACGGACCCGGCCTGCCCACCCCGGGATGAGCCGTCCCAGGACCGGACTGTCGGCCGCCTGCACGACGAGCACCGTCTTGCCTGTGGATGTGGTAGCCGTGTGCTCGACCTGATCGTGTGCGACGTTTGTGGGGAGACCTTTTACGGTGCCCAGCGTAAGCGAGGGGAGCACGCGACGGAACTGCTCAGTGCCGACCGCCCGGACCTCGAGGGAGCGCCGGACGGGGACGGGCCGCGCACCCACGGGGCCTACGCCGTGTTGTGGCCGGTCACGTCCCATGACCACAGCCCTGATTTCGAGAGGCACGATTGGACCCATAAGCCCACCTCCTCGAAGTTGACGTTCTTCTGGCAACGGGCGCACTTCCAGCGGCAGACCGGCCTGCTCACCCGCTCCCCCCGCGCGGGCCAGGAGCCGGGCATGCAGCCCGTCTGGGTGTACGGCGTGGAGGCCGGCAACGCGGACGCGGCCCCCGCGATGCCCCCGAGCTGTCCGGCCTGTGACACCGACTTCGGCAGGCGCAAGCGCTTCCCCACTCCCCTGCGGCACCACCGCACCGGCTTCCAGAAGGCTGCCCAGGTGCTCGCCAGCTCACTCATGCGGGAGGTGAGCAGTGGGGGTGGGGCGCGGAAGCTGGTGGTGTTCAGTGACAGTCGCCAGGACGCGGCAAGGCTGGCAGCCGGGCTGGAGCGCGACCATTACCGCGATATGGTCCGGGTCGCGCTGTTGGACGCTTTGCAAGCCGCGGGCCGGTCCCTTGAGGCCGCCGTCCGCGTGCTGGCGGGACTGGCCCCAGGTGGGCGCGATCGCCTGCTGGACGTCAACCCCGCGCTGGCAGACGTGCTAGGCGCCCCAGCCTCGCCCGAAGACCTGGTGCTGTTCCAGGCGAACGCTCAACGCTTCAACCCCCTGCTACTCACCCTCAACGGACTGGCCGACGAGGAGACCGAGGCCGAGGCGCAGGCCCTCCTCCGGCAGTACCCCACCCGGGTATCCCTCGGACAGCTGGAGAAGGACGTGTTCCGGCGGCTGCTGGACCTCGGTATCTGCCCCGGTGGTAATACCCGCGGTGCCCTGAGGTTTCAGCAGGACGGCACCAGGAAACCCTGGCAGGAGGCCTTTCGCTGGACGCCCCGGGGCGTGAACCCCCAACCCAACCCGGAAGCCGAGCGGCACGTGGAACGCCTGCACCGACGGTTGTTGGGTGAGATCATGGAAGTGCTGTTCACGCACGTCGTCCGTACCCTGGAAAGTGTCGGACAGGGTCAGGTGCACGTGCCGTTGCCCGCGTCCACCCCGGTTCACGTCCAGGAAGCAGCCGACGCGGTGGTCCGCTTCCTGGCAGTCAAACGCCGCCATACCCTCAGCGACTACGCCGTGTCGGGGTCCCTCGAGAGCCTCCCCAAGGCGGTCAAACACTACCTGAACGTGGTGGGCATTGAACAGCAGGCCTTCACCGAACAGCTGCTCGCAGGCGACCACGCTCAGCCGAGTGGAAACGGTTTGAATTTGCGGCCCAACAACCTTGAACTGCTCCCCGGACGAACGCAGGGCTGGCGCTGTCCCATCTGCCGCGCTTTCTACCAGCACCACGCCGCTGGGTCCTGCGTGAACTGCGCCCAAGAGCAAGGCCGAAACAGCCACCTGGAGCCTGCTACCTACGAGGAGGAGCACGACTACTACGCCTACCTGGCGCGGGACTTCGGGCCACCGTACCGCATGAACGTGGAAGAACTCACCGGGCAGACGAACGCCTCCGACCGCCCGGTGCGCCAGCGGCACTTCCAAGAGGTCTTCTTGCCGGGTGAGGAACCCCGCGCGCAGGGCGTGGACCTGCTGAGCGTCACCACCACGATGGAGGCCGGGGTGGACATCGGGTCCCTGCTGGCGGTCGTGATGAGCAACATGCCGCCCCGGCGCTTCAACTACCAGCAGCGCGTGGGACGGGCAGGTCGGCGCGGGGCCGGACTCTCGCTGGCCCTGACCTTTTGCCGGGACCGCACCCACGACGCCTATTACTACCAGCGGCCCGAAAGCATCACCGGAGACGCTCCACCGCCGCCATATCTCGACACCGCCCGCATCACGATCTTCCGTCGCGTGCTCGTCAAGGAGGTGCTGCGTCGCGCCCTGGCGGGTCTTGTGCCCGAGGAGGGCGAGAGCGTTCACGGAGAGTTCGGGCGAACGGACCGCTGGCCCGAGCTGCGCTCCAGGGTCGAGGCGTTCCTGAGTTCGCCCGAAGAGCGCGCCGACCTGGAAGCCCTCGCGGTGACCCTGGCGGCCCACGCCGGGCAGACGGACCCCGCCGGGCTGATGCGGAACGTGCTTGACACCTTGGTGGTCGATGTCGACCACGTGGTGGCCGACGAGCGTCACAGCCAGACGCAACTCAGCGAGCGCCTCGCCGGGGCGGGGCTGCTGCCTATGTTTGGGTTTCCCACCCGCGTCCGCAACCTGTACCTCTCGCGCCTGGAGAACATGAGCGGGCAGTTGACCGAGGCGGACAGCGTCGACCGCGACCTGGACCTCGCCATCGGGTCGTTCGCGCCCGGCGCGCAGATCGTCAAGGACAAGCTCATCCACACCGTCCACGGCGTTCTGGACGTGCGACCGGGGTCGGGCCGGATCCGCACCGCGCCCGGGTTGTACCCACCGCTGTCGCAGCCCAATCCCCTGCTGCTCGGCCTGTGCCAGAGCTGCCAGGCCGTCCACCACCCCATGCCCGCCCCCGCGAGCGTGGGTGACCGCGCCGCCGTGTGTCCCACCTGCGGCACCGCCAGCGTGAAGGTTCTCGACGCCCGTGAGCCCCGCCACTTCTTCACCGACGGCGACCCTGACGATTACGACGGGCATATCGAATACATGGGCCGCTCCACCCGCCCCACCCTCGCGGTGCGGGGCGCGACCACGCCCACCGCCCAGGTCGCCAACACCCTCCTGACCGCCCGCACCGAGGAACTGCTCACACACAATGACGGGGGACGCTTGGGCTTCAGCTTCCGTGACAAGGCGGGCTTCCCCGGTGCGTACGAGGTCGACCTGACCACGGGATCGGCCAGCACCCGCACCGCCGGGAGCCGCAGGGTGGCGCTGCTCTCCCGCCGCGTCACCGATACCCTGCTCATCCGCCCGGAACGCTGGCCCGACCACACCCATGCCCCCACCACCACCGTCGATGGCCGCGCCGCCTGGTACACGCTGGCCTTTACCCTCCGCACCGCCGCAGGCGCCCTGCTTGACGTGGAACCCAGCGAACTCGACGCGGGGCTTTACGTCAACGGGGCGGGCGGCGAGACCCTGGGGTACGCCTTTCTCTGTGACCGCCTCGAGAACGGGGCCGGGTATGCCACCCACCTCGGGCAGGCGAGCGAATTCAGTCGTCTGCTCGACTTCGCCTACACCTCCCTCACCCCGGCCTGGCACGACCATGCCGCCGTCTGCGACGGCAGTTGCGCCCGCTGCCTACGTGACTACACGAACCTGGCCTATCACCCGCTGCTCGACTGGCGCCTCGCGCTGGACTTCCTGGCCCTGCTGCGGAATCCGTTGGCTCCCCCCAGCTTGCACGCTCCGCAGGAAGGACGACCGAACCCCTGGGCTCCCCTGGTCTGGGGCAGCGAGGCGCCCATCGTCCGGTCGCTCGCCCAACTGGACTACACGCCTCTGGAACGTAACGAGGCTGTCCCTACCTTCCTCCTGCAAAGCCGCCGCAAGACCCGCGCGCTCCTGGTCACCCATCCCCTCTGGGCGCCACAGCATCCCGATCTGCTGGCCGCACGCGCCGCCTTGCCCAACGGGGTGGAAGTTCAGTTGGTGAGCGCCTTCAAACTGCTCAGGAGACCCAGCGAAGCGTTGTAG
- a CDS encoding J domain-containing protein, producing the protein MAARRVSPGQRVSHLLGRLGARGDQMFHVPGLRLARPLLAASAAFTVFLITGVAFQRDPWLVVGVPLALFLLALCLLPRIERLLAVGWLALPFALSRLFPDGGWVLWIPFVTLVALAFFVSQRPTLPFDAQLGRLRGALGEGWKAYLPRNMWAHDDARVLVSPEGQTFLVGVTFGRAVQQYGKPFVNWQGVTQETVRDLAAQDWGVAGDAQKVLWVVRPRRAQGDYPPTAEHGVTTVIATAAGLATQLKSWAQMRQNLSSSPSPASPPSPAPMSPSEFGREVETQAADAVQKALPPDWKLQRNVLLAVGGDADLLLISPAGTRFAVDIKSRLDYMKLDTPRGERAKSWQEIHDQVLRAARQLGAMPVVWQALAQEELYKQVGEVWCVRGAPDGLHMALAVIERQEASGRDPYEVLGVRPSASRDEVQAAYRALVKQYHPDRVGHLGEEFRLMAEQRMQEINAAYRKLMG; encoded by the coding sequence ATGGCGGCTCGCCGTGTGTCTCCCGGACAGCGGGTGTCGCATCTCCTCGGTCGGCTGGGTGCCCGGGGCGACCAGATGTTCCACGTCCCCGGCCTCCGGCTGGCCCGCCCGCTCCTGGCCGCCAGTGCGGCCTTCACGGTCTTCCTGATCACGGGCGTGGCCTTCCAGCGTGACCCCTGGCTGGTGGTGGGCGTGCCGCTCGCCCTCTTCCTGCTCGCCCTGTGCCTGCTGCCCCGGATCGAACGCCTGCTGGCCGTGGGGTGGCTCGCGCTGCCGTTTGCCCTCTCTCGCCTCTTCCCGGACGGGGGCTGGGTGCTGTGGATTCCCTTCGTCACCCTGGTCGCCCTGGCGTTCTTCGTCAGTCAGCGCCCTACCCTCCCCTTCGATGCTCAGCTCGGTCGCCTGCGGGGGGCGCTCGGGGAGGGGTGGAAGGCCTACCTGCCACGCAACATGTGGGCGCACGACGACGCGCGGGTGCTGGTCAGCCCCGAGGGGCAGACCTTCCTCGTGGGCGTGACCTTCGGTCGCGCCGTGCAGCAGTACGGCAAGCCCTTCGTGAATTGGCAGGGCGTGACCCAGGAGACCGTCCGGGACCTGGCTGCCCAGGACTGGGGCGTCGCCGGCGACGCCCAGAAGGTGCTGTGGGTGGTCCGCCCCCGCCGGGCACAGGGTGACTACCCCCCCACCGCCGAACACGGGGTGACGACCGTCATCGCCACCGCCGCCGGGCTGGCCACCCAGCTCAAGAGCTGGGCGCAGATGCGTCAGAACCTGAGCAGTTCCCCGTCTCCTGCGTCTCCTCCGTCTCCTGCCCCCATGTCGCCCTCCGAGTTCGGGCGTGAGGTCGAGACGCAGGCGGCGGACGCGGTGCAGAAGGCGTTGCCGCCGGACTGGAAGCTCCAGCGCAACGTGCTGCTCGCGGTCGGCGGGGACGCCGACCTGCTGTTGATCTCCCCGGCAGGAACGCGCTTCGCGGTGGACATCAAGTCGCGGCTGGACTATATGAAGCTGGATACCCCCCGGGGGGAGCGGGCGAAGAGCTGGCAGGAGATTCACGATCAGGTGCTGCGGGCGGCCCGGCAACTGGGGGCGATGCCGGTGGTCTGGCAGGCGCTGGCGCAGGAGGAGCTGTACAAGCAGGTCGGGGAGGTCTGGTGCGTGCGTGGGGCACCGGACGGCCTGCACATGGCGTTGGCGGTGATCGAGAGGCAGGAGGCGTCGGGGCGTGATCCATATGAGGTGCTGGGGGTGCGGCCCTCGGCCTCGCGGGACGAGGTGCAGGCGGCGTACCGGGCGCTGGTCAAGCAGTACCACCCTGACCGGGTGGGGCATCTGGGCGAGGAGTTCCGGCTCATGGCCGAGCAGCGGATGCAGGAGATCAATGCCGCCTACCGCAAGTTGATGGGGTAA
- a CDS encoding tyrosine-type recombinase/integrase — MSAPERPTSLPLALVQTDPLTSARGWADLNPEERRRRAVVAAHHLDRETLWSLTEAHTYLYGSAGAGLSPRTRRAYREGLGKLLGHAERTGFSLIRPERDAGALYVRSLEAAGLAPSSVQVHLAAARALFRALRWAGATALDPFSDARPAKDKTAAWDKRQPYTDEEVQALLKMASPRDRALILLCAHGGLRIEEALKLRWEEVDLTWGVITVRNGKGGRMRRVTMTRSLVGALGELPREKWVVGGTQTAARQRLHVIAARAETRYRGWHAFRHYAGTRLVRQTGNLEYAARHLGHSSIETTRVYAKWSDRALDDALAGW, encoded by the coding sequence ATGAGTGCTCCCGAACGCCCGACCAGCCTCCCCCTCGCTCTGGTTCAGACGGACCCGCTGACCTCCGCCCGGGGGTGGGCCGACCTGAATCCGGAGGAGCGGCGACGGAGGGCGGTGGTGGCCGCTCATCACCTGGACCGGGAAACCCTGTGGTCGCTCACCGAGGCGCATACGTACCTCTACGGCTCCGCGGGGGCCGGGCTCTCACCCAGAACCAGACGGGCGTACCGGGAGGGGCTCGGCAAGCTGCTCGGGCACGCCGAGCGGACGGGGTTCAGTCTGATCCGCCCGGAACGGGACGCGGGGGCCTTGTATGTCAGGTCGCTGGAAGCGGCTGGACTCGCGCCGTCGAGCGTGCAGGTCCACTTGGCCGCCGCCCGCGCCCTCTTCCGGGCCCTGCGCTGGGCGGGAGCGACGGCGCTCGATCCCTTCAGTGATGCCCGCCCCGCGAAGGACAAGACGGCGGCCTGGGACAAGCGACAGCCCTACACCGATGAGGAGGTACAGGCCCTGTTGAAGATGGCCTCGCCCCGCGACCGGGCGCTGATCCTGCTGTGTGCCCACGGCGGTCTGCGCATCGAGGAGGCGCTGAAGCTCAGGTGGGAGGAGGTCGACCTGACCTGGGGAGTCATCACCGTCCGGAACGGCAAGGGAGGCAGGATGCGGCGGGTGACCATGACCCGCAGCCTGGTCGGGGCCCTGGGTGAGCTTCCCAGGGAGAAGTGGGTCGTCGGGGGAACGCAGACGGCGGCCCGCCAGCGCCTGCACGTGATCGCTGCCCGGGCGGAGACCCGCTACCGTGGCTGGCACGCCTTCCGGCATTACGCGGGCACACGGCTGGTCCGGCAGACGGGCAACCTCGAGTACGCCGCCCGTCATCTCGGGCACAGCAGCATCGAGACCACCCGCGTCTACGCGAAGTGGAGTGACCGGGCGCTCGACGACGCCCTGGCGGGATGGTGA